In a single window of the Silurus meridionalis isolate SWU-2019-XX chromosome 8, ASM1480568v1, whole genome shotgun sequence genome:
- the LOC124390073 gene encoding LOW QUALITY PROTEIN: SRA stem-loop-interacting RNA-binding protein, mitochondrial (The sequence of the model RefSeq protein was modified relative to this genomic sequence to represent the inferred CDS: inserted 1 base in 1 codon), with translation MAAPSKKVFELFVXKIPWTAATKEIKEYFGQFGQVKKCLLAFDKETGFHRGFCWVGYASEEGLQNALQKDPHIMEGSRLQVQKNRRPFMGRKTNKEVEES, from the exons ATGGCGGCGCCCAGCAAGAAGGTGTTCGAGCTGTTTG TCAAAATCCCCTGGACTGCTGCAACTA AGGAAATAAAAGAGTATTTCGGGCAGTTTGGCCAAGTCAAGAAATGCCTCCTGGCATTT GACAAAGAGACAGGATTTCATAGGGGCTTTTGCTGGGTCGGCTATGCGTCAGAGGAAGGACTGCAGAACGCACTTCAGAAAGATCCGCACATTATGGAGGGAAGCAGG CTCCAAGTACAAAAGAACAGACGGCCATTCATggggagaaaaacaaacaaagaagttGAAGAAAGCTGA
- the alkbh1 gene encoding LOW QUALITY PROTEIN: nucleic acid dioxygenase ALKBH1 (The sequence of the model RefSeq protein was modified relative to this genomic sequence to represent the inferred CDS: inserted 1 base in 1 codon), which yields MTVKMAASMVEHGEDAFRKAFKFYKRRNPPSDFSEVVDFSKKASNELVYAAELNRGSVSAEAAFKAGLQPVKDWRAFGLKGYPGFLFIANPFLPGSQRYWVKQCLKTYTQKPNVCNLDMHMSPAETQNIWEKSVDTIRKKGQREPRTLLEKLRWVTLGYHYNWDTKTYSPDHYTPFPEDLHSLSHKVAAGCGFPGFKAEAGILNYYRSDSSLGIHVDESELDHSPPLVSFSFGQTAVFLLGGSRRQDPPTAMFMRSGDIMVMXGSSRLLYHAVPCIVPAPAGHPLPSCLDLPDNTDEARDGIIKAVCGKDWEVCSTYLKTSRINMTVRQVLGSGQTFPIRPTVTGTEQSRSNHEEEESQKAKKRKSESGYNQDL from the exons ATGACAGTTAAGATGGCGGCTTCCATGGTGGAGCACGGAGAGGATGCGTTTAGGAAAGCGTTCAAGTTTTACAAACGGAGAAATCCTCCTTCGGATTTCAGTGAAGTCGTGGATTTTTCAAAGAAAGCAAGTAATGAGCTG GTTTATGCAGCTGAACTGAACCGTGGCTCTGTTAGCGCAGAAGCTGCTTTCAAAGCAGGGCTTCAGCCTGTTAAAGACTGGAGAGCATTCGGTCTTAAGGGATATCCAG GATTTCTCTTCATCGCCAATCCCTTTCTGCCCGGTTCACAGCGCTACTGGGTAAAACAGTGTCTGAAGACCTATACACAGAAGCCCAATGTGTGTAACCTGGACATGCACATGTCTCCTGCTGAGACGCAGAACATCTGGGAGAAGAGCGTTGACACCATTCG GAAGAAGGGGCAGAGGGAACCGAGGACTCTGCTGGAGAAACTCCGCTGGGTGACTCTGGGTTACCATTACAACTGGGATACTAAG ACCTACTCTCCTGATCACTACACTCCTTTCCCTGAGGATCTCCACTCTCTGTCCCACAAAGTAGCCGCGGGTTGCGGTTTTCCCGGCTTCAAGGCGGAGGCCGGAATTCTGAACTACTATCGCTCCGACTCGTCCCTTGGCATCCATGTGGACGAATCGGAGCTCGATCATTCTCCTCCTCTGGTGTCTTTTAG CTTCGGCCAGACGGCTGTCTTCCTACTGGGCGGGAGTAGACGTCAGGACCCGCCCACTGCCATGTTCATGCGCAGCGGTGACATCATGGTGA TCGGTTCCAGTCGCCTGCTGTACCACGCTGTACCCTGCATTGTTCCTGCCCCTGCTGGACACCCCCTGCCCTCCTGCCTGGACCTGCCAGATAATACGGATGAAGCGAGAGATGGCATCATCAAGGCTGTGTGTGGAAAGGACTGGGAAGTGTGTTCTACTTACCTCAAGACCTCTCGTATAAACATGACGGTCAGACAGGTCCTAGGTTCGGGTCAGACCTTCCCCATAAGACCCACTGTTACAGGGACAGAACAATCCAGAAGTAaccatgaggaagaggagagtcAAAAGGCAAAGAAGAGGAAAAGTGAATCAGGATATAACCAAGATTTATGA